One Oryza sativa Japonica Group chromosome 8, ASM3414082v1 DNA window includes the following coding sequences:
- the LOC4344832 gene encoding homeobox-leucine zipper protein ROC1, which translates to MTPARRMPPVIGRNGVAYESPSAQLPLTQADMLDSHHLQQALQQQYFDQIPVTTTAAADSGDNMLHGRADAGGLVDEFESKSCSENVDGAGDGLSGDDQDPNQRPRKKRYHRHTQHQIQEMEAFFKECPHPDDKQRKELSRELGLEPLQVKFWFQNKRTQMKNQHERHENAQLRAENDKLRAENMRYKEALSSASCPNCGGPAALGEMSFDEHHLRVENARLRDEIDRISGIAAKHVGKPPIVSFPVLSSPLAVAAARSPLDLAGAYGVVTPGLDMFGGAGDLLRGVHPLDADKPMIVELAVAAMDELVQMAQLDEPLWSSSSEPAAALLDEEEYARMFPRGLGPKQYGLKSEASRHGAVVIMTHSNLVEILMDVNQFATVFSSIVSRASTHEVLSTGVAGNYNGALQVMSMEFQVPSPLVPTRESYFVRYCKNNSDGTWAVVDVSLDSLRPSPVQKCRRRPSGCLIQEMPNGYSKVTWVEHVEVDDSSVHNIYKPLVNSGLAFGAKRWVGTLDRQCERLASAMASNIPNGDLGVITSVEGRKSMLKLAERMVASFCGGVTASVAHQWTTLSGSGAEDVRVMTRKSVDDPGRPPGIVLNAATSFWLPVPPAAVFDFLRDETSRSEWDILSNGGAVQEMAHIANGRDHGNSVSLLRVNSANSNQSNMLILQESCTDASGSYVVYAPVDIVAMNVVLNGGDPDYVALLPSGFAILPDGPSGNAQAAVGENGSGSGGGSLLTVAFQILVDSVPTAKLSLGSVATVNSLIACTVERIKAAVCRDSNPQ; encoded by the exons atgacgccggcgaggcgcATGCCGCCGGTGATCGGCCGGAACGGCGTGGCGTACGAATCGCCGTCGGCGCAGCTGCCCCTCACCCAG GCTGATATGCTGGACAGCCATCATCTGCAGCAAGCACTCCAGCAGCAATACTTCGATCAGATcccggtgacgacgacggcggcggcggacagcgGCGACAACATGCTGCacggccgcgccgacgccggcgggctGGTTGACGAGTTCGAGAGCAAGTCGTGCAGCGAGAacgtcgacggcgccggcgacggcctctCCGGCGACGACCAGGACCCCAACCAGCGGCCGCGCAAGAAGCGTTACCACCGCCATACCCAGCACCAGATCCAAGAGATGGAAGC TTTCTTCAAGGAGTGCCCGCACCCAGACGACAAGCAGCGCAAGGAGCTGAGCAGGGAGCTGGGTCTTGAACCTCTGCAGGTTAAATTCTGGTTTCAGAACAAGCGCACACAGATGAAG AACCAGCACGAGAGGCACGAGAACGCGCAGCTGCGGGCGGAGAACGACAAGCTGCGCGCGGAGAACATGCGATACAAGGAGGCCCTGAGCAGCGCGTCGTGCCCCAACTGCggcggccccgccgccctcgGCGAGATGTCCTTCGACGAGCACCACCTCCGCGTCGAGAACGCCCGCCTCCGCGACGAGATCGACCGCATCTCCGGCATCGCCGCCAAGCACGTCGGCAAGCCCCCCATCGTCTCCTTCCCCgtcctctcctccccgctcgccgtcgccgccgcccgctcccctctcgacctcgccggcgcctaCGGCGTCGTCACCCCCGGCCTCGACATgttcggcggcgccggcgacctcctccgcggcgtGCACCCGCTCGACGCCGACAAGCCCATGATCgtggagctcgccgtcgccgccatggacgaGCTCGTCCAGATGGCCCAGCTCGACGAGCCGctctggtcgtcgtcgtcggagccggcggcggcgttgctcgATGAGGAGGAGTACGCGCGCATGTTCCCGCGCGGCCTCGGCCCCAAGCAGTACGGCCTCAAGTCGGAGGCGTCCCGCCATGGCGCCGTCGTCATCATGACGCACAGCAACCTCGTCGAGATCCTCATGGATGTG AATCAATTCGCGACGGTGTTCTCGAGCATCGTGTCGAGAGCGTCCACGCACGAGGTGTTGTCCACAGGCGTGGCAGGCAACTACAATGGTGCACTGCAAGTG ATGTCAATGGAGTTTCAAGTGCCGTCGCCGCTGGTGCCGACGAGGGAGAGCTATTTCGTCAGGTACTGCAAGAACAACTCCGACGGGACATGGGCCGTCGTCGATGTCTCTCTCGACAGCCTCCGCCCCAGCCCTGTCCAGAAATGCCGGCGCAGGCCGTCTGGCTGCCTCATCCAAGAAATGCCCAATGGCTACTCCAAG GTGACATGGGTGGAGCATGTGGAGGTGGACGACAGCTCGGTGCACAACATCTACAAGCCATTGGTGAACTCCGGCCTCGCATTCGGCGCGAAACGGTGGGTCGGCACGCTGGACCGGCAATGCGAGCGCCTCGCCAGCGCCATGGCCAGCAACATCCCCAATGGCGACCTTGGAG TGATTACAAGcgtggaggggaggaagagcATGTTGAAGCTGGCGGAGAGGATGGTGGCGAGCTTCTGCGGCGGCGTGACGGCGTCGGTGGCGCACCAGTGGACGACGCTGTCGGGCAGCGGGGCGGAGGACGTGCGCGTCATGACGAGGAAGAGCGTCGACGACCCCGGCAGGCCACCGGGCATCGTGCTCaacgccgccacctccttctGGCTCCCCgtccctcccgccgccgtcttcgACTTCCTCCGCGACGAGACCTCTCGCAGCGAG TGGGACATTCTGTCCAACGGCGGCGCCGTCCAAGAAATGGCTCACATTGCCAACGGCCGTGACCATGGCAACTCTGTCTCGCTTCTTCGTGTCAAT AGTGCAAATTCAAACCAGAGCAACATGCTGATCCTGCAAGAGAGCTGCACGGACGCGTCGGGCTCCTACGTGGTGTACGCGCCGGTGGACATCGTGGCGATGAACGTGGTGCTCAACGGCGGCGACCCGGACTACGTGGCGCTGCTGCCGTCGGGGTTCGCCATCCTTCCCGACGGGCCGTCGGGGAACGCGCAGGCCGCCGTCGGGGAGaacggctccggctccggcggggGGTCCCTCCTGACGGTGGCGTTCCAGATCCTCGTCGACTCCGTGCCGACGGCGAAGCTCTCGCTGGGCTCCGTCGCGACGGTGAACAGCCTCATCGCCTGCACGGTGGAGCGCATCAAGGCCGCCGTCTGCAGGGACAGCAACCCTCAGTAG
- the LOC4344833 gene encoding polyadenylation and cleavage factor homolog 4: MAAAAAVAGAGGVGHVVERFRARLREEQEEEEGGGGEVAAAAVVRVYVEVLSELTFNCKPIITELTIIAGQHAALAARGIADAICARIAEVSADQKLPSLYLLDSIVKNIGREYVGHFAARLQKVFCDAYRKVHRNQHAAMRHLFGTWSQVFPSSVLRGIEDELQFSPLENKRSATATDIRQSESISPRLSHAIHVNPKYLEAQQQFKQSTSVHQPITRGNRQMNDVEEDQINGLTSKSSRGWPATNSKLQKSTMLYADDLDQQEAFCSHTGLIRPSSPHLLSKHPSILNTEGPLANSRRTMSRSPPLDVLPRNASPKRALERPPLSHSVLGPDPRRLPDRNGWFERKWAFEDGAQRPSMSILDEEYRKQSARELIDAYGNSQGKDVDERLPKMQRLDSNGMAGRPSAQKWLTSEEEEYTWEDMSPTLTDRNRTSVPSLPPLGTLRAGFLGPNSGLLESDIVRHSWPGQAPRPAIDGPPLNLEDRIPTNGPVDRTNNRRYPGNFGVQNGAFLDYQSSEHTLDPGRTTMPVPPWQQTIGQPLRVQAPQPASILNRMPLPTDSEVPVKRLATGGTYDALNVDIPLLEKQRSSPAHAPMEWPLNTQSLTIQPIPPDTKHPRGASDGLDSRPFISQGSSSSVFVPQHHALDRRTMNADDLAQPSYQHPDLLSLSQQNQGTVLGNQGQPHHPPQFHPHPHSHLQETIRSFAPSMSVAPPQNIFHGQGGSAAALLPSSFPVPPAVPPYGLQSMPGFPLPSLPSGPPPPSQIGPSSSQVGGPPLVSGLLSNLMQHGIISLQPPSQPQDSVGVDFNVDLKVRNESVINALYQDLPRQCKTCGLRFKCQEEHRAHMDWHVTKNRNSKNRKQTSRKYFVTVGEWLRAAETVGNDGVPSFEPAEPVADAKEEKELAVPADEDQTTCALCQEPFEDFYSDETEEWMYKGAVYMNAPDGNIGGLERSQLGPIVHAKCLSGPNNT, encoded by the exons atggcggcggcggcggcggttgcgggggCGGGCGGGGTGGGGCACGTGGTGGAGAGGTTCAGGGCGAGGCTgcgggaggagcaggaggaggaggaggggggaggcggggaggtggcggcggcggcggtggtgcgggTGTACGTGGAGGTGCTCTCGGAGCTCACGTTCAACTGCAAGCCCATCATCACCGAGCTCACCATCATCGCCGGGCAGCACGCGGCCCTCGCCGCGAGGGGGATCGCCGACGCCATCTGCGCCCGCATCGCGGAG GTGTCTGCCGACCAGAAATTACCATCTTTGTATCTGCTAGACAGTATTGTGAAGAACATAGGACGAGAATATGTAGGGCATTTTGCCGCTAGGTTGCAGAAGGTATTTTGTGATGCCTATAGGAAAGTTCACCGCAATCAGCATGCTGCAATGCGACACCTCTTTGGTACCTGGTCACAAGTGTTCCCTTCCTCTGTGCTACGCGGAATTGAGGATGAGCTTCAGTTTTCCCCCTTAGAGAATAAGCGCTCTGCCACAGCGACTGATATCCGACAGTCAGAGTCGATATCTCCTAGACTGTCTCATGCCATTCATGTAAATCCAAAATATTTAGAAGCACAACAACAATTTAAGCAGTCAACTTCG gtGCATCAACCAATAACTCGTGGAAATCGGCAAATGAATGATGTGGAAGAGGATCAAATAAATGGTTTAACATCTAAAAGTTCGCGAGGATGGCCTGCAACTAATTCAAAGCTCCAG AAGTCTACTATGCTGTATGCTGACGATCTTGATCAACAAGAGGCATTTTGTTCACATACTGGGTTGATAAGGCCAAGTTCGCCACATCTTTTAAGCAAACATCCTTCCATACTCAATACAGAAGGACCATTAGCCAATTCAAGAAGAACCATGTCAAGATCACCACCTCTTGATGTGCTCCCTAGAAATGCATCCCCCAAGAGAGCTCTGGAGAGGCCACCACTATCGCATTCTGTTCTAGGACCTGACCCCAGAAGATTGCCTGATCGAAATGGTTGGTTTGAACGGAAGTGGGCTTTTGAGGATGGTGCACAACGGCCTTCGATGAGCATACTTGATGAAGAATATAGAAAGCAAAGTGCAAGGGAACTTATTGATGCTTATGGAAATTCTCAAGGAAAAGATGTCGATGAAAGGCTTCCCAAGATGCAACGTCTAGATTCAAATGGCATGGCAGGCAGACCTAGTGCACAAAAATGGCTAACTTCGGAGGAAGAAGAGTATACTTGGGAAGATATGAGTCCTACTTTAACTGATCGAAACAGAACCAGCGTGCCCTCTTTACCTCCCCTTGGAACCCTGAGAGCTGGATTTCTTGGGCCAAACAGTGGACTACTGGAATCTGATATTGTGAGGCACAGTTGGCCAGGCCAGGCTCCTCGACCAGCAATTGATGGGCCACCACTAAATCTCGAAGATAGAATTCCTACTAACGGG CCCGTTGACAGAACTAATAACAGGAGATATCCAGGCAATTTTGGTGTTCAGAATGGTGCCTTTTTAGATTACCAGAGTTCTGAACATACTCTTGATCCTGGGAGAACTACCATGCCAGTTCCACCTTGGCAGCAGACTATTGGTCAGCCGTTGCGGGTACAAGCGCCCCAGCCTGCATCAATTCTGAATAGAATGCCACTGCCTACTGATAGTGAAGTGCCAGTCAAGAGGTTGGCCACTGGTGGTACATATGATGCGCTGAATGTAGATATTCCATTGTTGGAGAAGCAAAGGTCCTCACCTGCTCATGCTCCAATGGAATGGCCTCTTAATACACAGTCACTAACTATACAACCAATTCCACCTGATACCAAACATCCTAGAGGCGCATCAGATGGTCTAGATTCTAGACCATTTATTAGCCAAGGGTCCAGTTCGTCTGTTTTTGTTCCACAGCATCATGCCTTGGATCGGAGAACAATGAATGCTGATGATTTAGCTCAACCATCATATCAGCATCCAGATTTGTTGTCATTGAGTCAACAAAATCAGGGCACAGTTTTGGGAAACCAAGGTCAACCTCATCACCCGCCGCAATTTCATCCCCATCCTCATTCTCACCTTCAAGAGACAATTAGAAGCTTTGCCCCCAGTATGTCTGTTGCACCTCCACAAAATATATTCCATGGACAAGGAGGTAGCGCAGCTGCACTCCTGCCAAGTTCTTTCCCTGTACCACCTGCAGTACCACCCTATGGCTTGCAGTCTATGCCTGGATTTCCTTTGCCATCGTTACCTTCAGGACCACCTCCTCCATCGCAGATAGGTCCATCATCATCGCAAGTTGGGGGCCCTCCACTTGTCTCTGGATTGTTAAGTAACCTTATGCAGCATGGTATAATCTCATTGCAACCACCCAGCCAACCTCAG GATTCTGTGGGTGTTGACTTCAATGTTGACCTCAAGGTACGGAACGAGTCTGTCATTAATGCTCTGTATCAGGATCTTCCGAGGCAATGCAAAACTTGTGGCCTTCGTTTTAAATGCCAAGAAGAACATCGTGCTCACATGGATTGGCATGTTACGAAAAACAGAAATTCAAAGAATCGTAAGCAAACTTCACGTAAATATTTTGTCACTGTGGGTGAATGGTTAAGAGCAGCAGAAACAGTAGGAAACGATGGTGTTCCTTCTTTTGAGCCTGCCGAACCAGTTGCAGACGCAAAGGAAGAGAAAGAATTGGCTGTTCCTGCTGATGAGGACCAAACAACATGTGCTTTATGTCAAGAGCCATTTGAAGATTTCTACAGTGATGAAACTGAAGAGTGGATGTACAAAGGTGCAGTTTATATGAATGCACCAGATGGAAATATTGGTGGTCTAGAAAGGTCGCAGTTGGGACCTATTGTCCATGCTAAATGTCTATCTGGGCCAAACAATACTTAG
- the LOC4344833 gene encoding polyadenylation and cleavage factor homolog 4 isoform X1, with amino-acid sequence MAAAAAVAGAGGVGHVVERFRARLREEQEEEEGGGGEVAAAAVVRVYVEVLSELTFNCKPIITELTIIAGQHAALAARGIADAICARIAEVSADQKLPSLYLLDSIVKNIGREYVGHFAARLQKVFCDAYRKVHRNQHAAMRHLFGTWSQVFPSSVLRGIEDELQFSPLENKRSATATDIRQSESISPRLSHAIHVNPKYLEAQQQFKQSTSVHQPITRGNRQMNDVEEDQINGLTSKSSRGWPATNSKLQSTMLYADDLDQQEAFCSHTGLIRPSSPHLLSKHPSILNTEGPLANSRRTMSRSPPLDVLPRNASPKRALERPPLSHSVLGPDPRRLPDRNGWFERKWAFEDGAQRPSMSILDEEYRKQSARELIDAYGNSQGKDVDERLPKMQRLDSNGMAGRPSAQKWLTSEEEEYTWEDMSPTLTDRNRTSVPSLPPLGTLRAGFLGPNSGLLESDIVRHSWPGQAPRPAIDGPPLNLEDRIPTNGPVDRTNNRRYPGNFGVQNGAFLDYQSSEHTLDPGRTTMPVPPWQQTIGQPLRVQAPQPASILNRMPLPTDSEVPVKRLATGGTYDALNVDIPLLEKQRSSPAHAPMEWPLNTQSLTIQPIPPDTKHPRGASDGLDSRPFISQGSSSSVFVPQHHALDRRTMNADDLAQPSYQHPDLLSLSQQNQGTVLGNQGQPHHPPQFHPHPHSHLQETIRSFAPSMSVAPPQNIFHGQGGSAAALLPSSFPVPPAVPPYGLQSMPGFPLPSLPSGPPPPSQIGPSSSQVGGPPLVSGLLSNLMQHGIISLQPPSQPQDSVGVDFNVDLKVRNESVINALYQDLPRQCKTCGLRFKCQEEHRAHMDWHVTKNRNSKNRKQTSRKYFVTVGEWLRAAETVGNDGVPSFEPAEPVADAKEEKELAVPADEDQTTCALCQEPFEDFYSDETEEWMYKGAVYMNAPDGNIGGLERSQLGPIVHAKCLSGPNNT; translated from the exons atggcggcggcggcggcggttgcgggggCGGGCGGGGTGGGGCACGTGGTGGAGAGGTTCAGGGCGAGGCTgcgggaggagcaggaggaggaggaggggggaggcggggaggtggcggcggcggcggtggtgcgggTGTACGTGGAGGTGCTCTCGGAGCTCACGTTCAACTGCAAGCCCATCATCACCGAGCTCACCATCATCGCCGGGCAGCACGCGGCCCTCGCCGCGAGGGGGATCGCCGACGCCATCTGCGCCCGCATCGCGGAG GTGTCTGCCGACCAGAAATTACCATCTTTGTATCTGCTAGACAGTATTGTGAAGAACATAGGACGAGAATATGTAGGGCATTTTGCCGCTAGGTTGCAGAAGGTATTTTGTGATGCCTATAGGAAAGTTCACCGCAATCAGCATGCTGCAATGCGACACCTCTTTGGTACCTGGTCACAAGTGTTCCCTTCCTCTGTGCTACGCGGAATTGAGGATGAGCTTCAGTTTTCCCCCTTAGAGAATAAGCGCTCTGCCACAGCGACTGATATCCGACAGTCAGAGTCGATATCTCCTAGACTGTCTCATGCCATTCATGTAAATCCAAAATATTTAGAAGCACAACAACAATTTAAGCAGTCAACTTCG gtGCATCAACCAATAACTCGTGGAAATCGGCAAATGAATGATGTGGAAGAGGATCAAATAAATGGTTTAACATCTAAAAGTTCGCGAGGATGGCCTGCAACTAATTCAAAGCTCCAG TCTACTATGCTGTATGCTGACGATCTTGATCAACAAGAGGCATTTTGTTCACATACTGGGTTGATAAGGCCAAGTTCGCCACATCTTTTAAGCAAACATCCTTCCATACTCAATACAGAAGGACCATTAGCCAATTCAAGAAGAACCATGTCAAGATCACCACCTCTTGATGTGCTCCCTAGAAATGCATCCCCCAAGAGAGCTCTGGAGAGGCCACCACTATCGCATTCTGTTCTAGGACCTGACCCCAGAAGATTGCCTGATCGAAATGGTTGGTTTGAACGGAAGTGGGCTTTTGAGGATGGTGCACAACGGCCTTCGATGAGCATACTTGATGAAGAATATAGAAAGCAAAGTGCAAGGGAACTTATTGATGCTTATGGAAATTCTCAAGGAAAAGATGTCGATGAAAGGCTTCCCAAGATGCAACGTCTAGATTCAAATGGCATGGCAGGCAGACCTAGTGCACAAAAATGGCTAACTTCGGAGGAAGAAGAGTATACTTGGGAAGATATGAGTCCTACTTTAACTGATCGAAACAGAACCAGCGTGCCCTCTTTACCTCCCCTTGGAACCCTGAGAGCTGGATTTCTTGGGCCAAACAGTGGACTACTGGAATCTGATATTGTGAGGCACAGTTGGCCAGGCCAGGCTCCTCGACCAGCAATTGATGGGCCACCACTAAATCTCGAAGATAGAATTCCTACTAACGGG CCCGTTGACAGAACTAATAACAGGAGATATCCAGGCAATTTTGGTGTTCAGAATGGTGCCTTTTTAGATTACCAGAGTTCTGAACATACTCTTGATCCTGGGAGAACTACCATGCCAGTTCCACCTTGGCAGCAGACTATTGGTCAGCCGTTGCGGGTACAAGCGCCCCAGCCTGCATCAATTCTGAATAGAATGCCACTGCCTACTGATAGTGAAGTGCCAGTCAAGAGGTTGGCCACTGGTGGTACATATGATGCGCTGAATGTAGATATTCCATTGTTGGAGAAGCAAAGGTCCTCACCTGCTCATGCTCCAATGGAATGGCCTCTTAATACACAGTCACTAACTATACAACCAATTCCACCTGATACCAAACATCCTAGAGGCGCATCAGATGGTCTAGATTCTAGACCATTTATTAGCCAAGGGTCCAGTTCGTCTGTTTTTGTTCCACAGCATCATGCCTTGGATCGGAGAACAATGAATGCTGATGATTTAGCTCAACCATCATATCAGCATCCAGATTTGTTGTCATTGAGTCAACAAAATCAGGGCACAGTTTTGGGAAACCAAGGTCAACCTCATCACCCGCCGCAATTTCATCCCCATCCTCATTCTCACCTTCAAGAGACAATTAGAAGCTTTGCCCCCAGTATGTCTGTTGCACCTCCACAAAATATATTCCATGGACAAGGAGGTAGCGCAGCTGCACTCCTGCCAAGTTCTTTCCCTGTACCACCTGCAGTACCACCCTATGGCTTGCAGTCTATGCCTGGATTTCCTTTGCCATCGTTACCTTCAGGACCACCTCCTCCATCGCAGATAGGTCCATCATCATCGCAAGTTGGGGGCCCTCCACTTGTCTCTGGATTGTTAAGTAACCTTATGCAGCATGGTATAATCTCATTGCAACCACCCAGCCAACCTCAG GATTCTGTGGGTGTTGACTTCAATGTTGACCTCAAGGTACGGAACGAGTCTGTCATTAATGCTCTGTATCAGGATCTTCCGAGGCAATGCAAAACTTGTGGCCTTCGTTTTAAATGCCAAGAAGAACATCGTGCTCACATGGATTGGCATGTTACGAAAAACAGAAATTCAAAGAATCGTAAGCAAACTTCACGTAAATATTTTGTCACTGTGGGTGAATGGTTAAGAGCAGCAGAAACAGTAGGAAACGATGGTGTTCCTTCTTTTGAGCCTGCCGAACCAGTTGCAGACGCAAAGGAAGAGAAAGAATTGGCTGTTCCTGCTGATGAGGACCAAACAACATGTGCTTTATGTCAAGAGCCATTTGAAGATTTCTACAGTGATGAAACTGAAGAGTGGATGTACAAAGGTGCAGTTTATATGAATGCACCAGATGGAAATATTGGTGGTCTAGAAAGGTCGCAGTTGGGACCTATTGTCCATGCTAAATGTCTATCTGGGCCAAACAATACTTAG
- the LOC4344832 gene encoding homeobox-leucine zipper protein ROC1 isoform X1 encodes MTPARRMPPVIGRNGVAYESPSAQLPLTQADMLDSHHLQQALQQQYFDQIPVTTTAAADSGDNMLHGRADAGGLVDEFESKSCSENVDGAGDGLSGDDQDPNQRPRKKRYHRHTQHQIQEMEAFFKECPHPDDKQRKELSRELGLEPLQVKFWFQNKRTQMKNQHERHENAQLRAENDKLRAENMRYKEALSSASCPNCGGPAALGEMSFDEHHLRVENARLRDEIDRISGIAAKHVGKPPIVSFPVLSSPLAVAAARSPLDLAGAYGVVTPGLDMFGGAGDLLRGVHPLDADKPMIVELAVAAMDELVQMAQLDEPLWSSSSEPAAALLDEEEYARMFPRGLGPKQYGLKSEASRHGAVVIMTHSNLVEILMDVNQFATVFSSIVSRASTHEVLSTGVAGNYNGALQVMSMEFQVPSPLVPTRESYFVRYCKNNSDGTWAVVDVSLDSLRPSPVQKCRRRPSGCLIQEMPNGYSKVTWVEHVEVDDSSVHNIYKPLVNSGLAFGAKRWVGTLDRQCERLASAMASNIPNGDLGVITSVEGRKSMLKLAERMVASFCGGVTASVAHQWTTLSGSGAEDVRVMTRKSVDDPGRPPGIVLNAATSFWLPVPPAAVFDFLRDETSRSEVPNLPPIPREFIQFADQILYVIKFIPDEFGFPQWDILSNGGAVQEMAHIANGRDHGNSVSLLRVNSANSNQSNMLILQESCTDASGSYVVYAPVDIVAMNVVLNGGDPDYVALLPSGFAILPDGPSGNAQAAVGENGSGSGGGSLLTVAFQILVDSVPTAKLSLGSVATVNSLIACTVERIKAAVCRDSNPQ; translated from the exons atgacgccggcgaggcgcATGCCGCCGGTGATCGGCCGGAACGGCGTGGCGTACGAATCGCCGTCGGCGCAGCTGCCCCTCACCCAG GCTGATATGCTGGACAGCCATCATCTGCAGCAAGCACTCCAGCAGCAATACTTCGATCAGATcccggtgacgacgacggcggcggcggacagcgGCGACAACATGCTGCacggccgcgccgacgccggcgggctGGTTGACGAGTTCGAGAGCAAGTCGTGCAGCGAGAacgtcgacggcgccggcgacggcctctCCGGCGACGACCAGGACCCCAACCAGCGGCCGCGCAAGAAGCGTTACCACCGCCATACCCAGCACCAGATCCAAGAGATGGAAGC TTTCTTCAAGGAGTGCCCGCACCCAGACGACAAGCAGCGCAAGGAGCTGAGCAGGGAGCTGGGTCTTGAACCTCTGCAGGTTAAATTCTGGTTTCAGAACAAGCGCACACAGATGAAG AACCAGCACGAGAGGCACGAGAACGCGCAGCTGCGGGCGGAGAACGACAAGCTGCGCGCGGAGAACATGCGATACAAGGAGGCCCTGAGCAGCGCGTCGTGCCCCAACTGCggcggccccgccgccctcgGCGAGATGTCCTTCGACGAGCACCACCTCCGCGTCGAGAACGCCCGCCTCCGCGACGAGATCGACCGCATCTCCGGCATCGCCGCCAAGCACGTCGGCAAGCCCCCCATCGTCTCCTTCCCCgtcctctcctccccgctcgccgtcgccgccgcccgctcccctctcgacctcgccggcgcctaCGGCGTCGTCACCCCCGGCCTCGACATgttcggcggcgccggcgacctcctccgcggcgtGCACCCGCTCGACGCCGACAAGCCCATGATCgtggagctcgccgtcgccgccatggacgaGCTCGTCCAGATGGCCCAGCTCGACGAGCCGctctggtcgtcgtcgtcggagccggcggcggcgttgctcgATGAGGAGGAGTACGCGCGCATGTTCCCGCGCGGCCTCGGCCCCAAGCAGTACGGCCTCAAGTCGGAGGCGTCCCGCCATGGCGCCGTCGTCATCATGACGCACAGCAACCTCGTCGAGATCCTCATGGATGTG AATCAATTCGCGACGGTGTTCTCGAGCATCGTGTCGAGAGCGTCCACGCACGAGGTGTTGTCCACAGGCGTGGCAGGCAACTACAATGGTGCACTGCAAGTG ATGTCAATGGAGTTTCAAGTGCCGTCGCCGCTGGTGCCGACGAGGGAGAGCTATTTCGTCAGGTACTGCAAGAACAACTCCGACGGGACATGGGCCGTCGTCGATGTCTCTCTCGACAGCCTCCGCCCCAGCCCTGTCCAGAAATGCCGGCGCAGGCCGTCTGGCTGCCTCATCCAAGAAATGCCCAATGGCTACTCCAAG GTGACATGGGTGGAGCATGTGGAGGTGGACGACAGCTCGGTGCACAACATCTACAAGCCATTGGTGAACTCCGGCCTCGCATTCGGCGCGAAACGGTGGGTCGGCACGCTGGACCGGCAATGCGAGCGCCTCGCCAGCGCCATGGCCAGCAACATCCCCAATGGCGACCTTGGAG TGATTACAAGcgtggaggggaggaagagcATGTTGAAGCTGGCGGAGAGGATGGTGGCGAGCTTCTGCGGCGGCGTGACGGCGTCGGTGGCGCACCAGTGGACGACGCTGTCGGGCAGCGGGGCGGAGGACGTGCGCGTCATGACGAGGAAGAGCGTCGACGACCCCGGCAGGCCACCGGGCATCGTGCTCaacgccgccacctccttctGGCTCCCCgtccctcccgccgccgtcttcgACTTCCTCCGCGACGAGACCTCTCGCAGCGAGGTGCCCAATTTGCCCCCCATCCCTAGGGAATTTATCCAATTTGCTGACCAAATTTTATACGTGATCAAATTCATTCCTGACGAGTTTGGATTTCCGCAGTGGGACATTCTGTCCAACGGCGGCGCCGTCCAAGAAATGGCTCACATTGCCAACGGCCGTGACCATGGCAACTCTGTCTCGCTTCTTCGTGTCAAT AGTGCAAATTCAAACCAGAGCAACATGCTGATCCTGCAAGAGAGCTGCACGGACGCGTCGGGCTCCTACGTGGTGTACGCGCCGGTGGACATCGTGGCGATGAACGTGGTGCTCAACGGCGGCGACCCGGACTACGTGGCGCTGCTGCCGTCGGGGTTCGCCATCCTTCCCGACGGGCCGTCGGGGAACGCGCAGGCCGCCGTCGGGGAGaacggctccggctccggcggggGGTCCCTCCTGACGGTGGCGTTCCAGATCCTCGTCGACTCCGTGCCGACGGCGAAGCTCTCGCTGGGCTCCGTCGCGACGGTGAACAGCCTCATCGCCTGCACGGTGGAGCGCATCAAGGCCGCCGTCTGCAGGGACAGCAACCCTCAGTAG